The following proteins are encoded in a genomic region of Glycine max cultivar Williams 82 chromosome 18, Glycine_max_v4.0, whole genome shotgun sequence:
- the LOC100817178 gene encoding RINT1-like protein MAG2 — protein MEWLQTLPPSSHISPSALSFLDHRLHTQLAVAEAPTFAAELQTQCSELDRSLDELTRRLGAGLSAYASFSGEIHGLFGAVTDRLVALSSTVVPDGGRGEGDGKGFREELATLAKEVARLETVRVYAEKALKLDTLVGDIEDAVSFTMSKNIRKHSSQNSQEMHMLAIKTLKTTEDILTSITKAHPQWKHLVSAVDHRVDRALAILRPQAIAEHRALLTSLGWPPPLSALTSSNSDASTANQVVNPLLSMHVDLKVQYSENFLALCNLQELQRQRKARQLEGHDREVALRQPLWVIEELVNPLSLASQRHFSKWVDKPEFIFTLVYKITRDYVDSMDELLQPLVDEAKLLGYSCREEWISAMVTSLTTYLAKEIFPSYISQLDGESVTGIQSSARISWLHLIDLMIAFDKRIKSLVEHSGILLSFDDDIMQKISSLSVFCDRPDWLDLWAEIELGDVLDKLKPDIQDENNWRKKVEGVVLSSYTDDHKSPLVSNAFLRHLASVIDRCRSLPSVSLRSKFLRLAGIPIIRNFFDSILIRCQEAEGLTALTDDDAVIKVTISVNAAHYFESVLKEWSEDVFFLEMGMDEDDKTELESNSNSYGEVLPESSRRVIFDDEIKKLEEFRTEWVEKISLVILRGFDSHSRDYVKNKRQWQKGEEGWAVSKTLIQALDYLQSKMSVVEVSLNGRDFIGVWRSLAAGIDQLIFNGILISNVKFHNSGVERFGSDLDVLFGVFGAWCLRPEGFFPKSSEGLKLLKMDENRLQECMGGGKRWLKENGLRRLSVTEAEKILKSRVFTS, from the exons ATGGAGTGGCTCCAAACACTGCCTCCATCCTCTCACATCTCGCCCTCCGCACTCTCCTTCCTCGACCACAGGCTCCACACGCAGCTCGCCGTTGCCGAGGCTCCCACCTTCGCCGCCGAGCTCCAGACTCAGTGCTCCGAGTTGGATCGCTCGCTCGACGAGTTGACTCGGAGGCTCGGAGCTGGTCTCTCCGCCTACGCCTCCTTCTCCGGCGAAATCCACGGCCTCTTCGGGGCCGTTACTGATAGGCTGGTCGCTCTCTCCTCCACCGTCGTGCCAG ATGGAGGAAGAGGCGAAGGGGATGGCAAGGGTTTCAGAGAGGAACTTGCGACTTTGGCCAAGGAAGTGGCTAGGTTGGAGACGGTTCGTGTTTATGCAG AGAAAGCACTGAAACTTGATACTTTGGTTGGTGATATTGAGGATGCTGTATCATTTACCATGAGCAAGAACATAAGGAAACATTCTAGTCAAAATTCACAA GAAAtgcatatgcttgctattaAAACACTGAAAACAACAGAAGACATATTAACTTCAATTACAAAAGCACATCCTCAGTGGAAGCATCTTGTATCAGCTGTTGATCACAGAGTAGACCGAGCTCTTGCTATTTTGAGGCCCCAGGCAATTGCTGAGCATCGGGCACTTCTTACTTCACTTGGATGGCCCCCACCTCTTTCTGCCTTAACCTCCTCTAACTCAGATGCAAGTACTGCAAATCAAGTTGTGAATCCTCTACTGAGCATGCATGTGGATCTTAAAGTCCAGTACTCTGAAAACTTTCTTGCTTTGTGCAACCTACAGGAGTTGCAAAGGCAAAGGAAAGCTAGGCAACTTGAGGGCCATGACAGGGAAGTTGCTCTACGACAACCACTTTGGGTAATAGAAGAGCTTGTCAATCCCTTATCATTGGCTTCCCAACGACATTTCTCAAAATGGGTTGATAAACcagaatttatttttactctTGTATATAAAATCACAAGGGACTATGTTGACTCTATGGATGAATTGTTGCAGCCATTAGTTGATGAAGCAAAGTTGCTTGGTTATAGTTGTAGAGAAGAATGGATCTCAGCAATGGTAACCTCCTTAACCACATACTTGGCGAAAGAAATTTTCCCTAGTTACATTAGTCAACTAGATGGAGAGAGTGTTACAGGAATTCAGTCATCTGCTAGAATATCATGGCTACATCTCATTGATTTGATGATAGCTTTTGATAAAAGGATTAAGTCTTTGGTAGAGCATTCTGGGATCTTGCTATCCTTTGATGACGATATCATGCAGAAAATTTCTTCTCTATCTGTATTTTGTGATCGTCCAGATTGGCTTGATCTATGGGCTGAAATTGAGCTAGGTGATGTCCTAGATAAGTTGAAACCAGACATCCAAGATGAGAATAATTGGAGAAAGAAAGTTGAAGGTGTGGTTCTTTCATCCTATACTGATGATCACAAGTCCCCTCTGGTTTCTAATGCCTTTCTTCGCCATCTAGCATCTGTTATTGATCGTTGCCGATCATTGCCTAGTGTAAGTTTGAGGTCAAAATTTCTCAGATTAGCAGGTATTCCtattataagaaatttttttgattcCATACTTATCCGCTGCCAAGAAGCTGAAGGTTTGACTGCCTTAACTGATGATGATGCTGTAATTAAAGTTACAATTTCTGTCAATGCTGCTCATTACTTTGAATCTGTTCTAAAGGAATGGTCTGAGGATGTCTTTTTCCTTGAGATGGGAATGGATGAGGATGATAAAACAGAATTGGAAAGTAATTCAAATAGTTATGGTGAAGTGTTGCCAGAGAGTTCCAGAAGGGTTATCTTTGATGATGAGATAAAAAAGTTGGAAGAGTTCAGAACAGAGTGGGTTGAAAAGATTTCCCTAGTTATTTTGAGAGGTTTTGATTCTCATTCTCGAGATTATGTGAAGAACAAAAGGCAATGGCAAAAGGGTGAAGAAGGATGGGCCGTGTCAAAGACTTTAATACAAGCCCTGGATTATCTTCAGAGTAAAATGTCAGTGGTAGAAGTAAGTTTGAATGGTAGGGATTTTATTGGGGTTTGGAGAAGTTTGGCAGCAGGAATTgatcaattgatttttaatgGTATCCTCATAAGCAATGTAAAATTTCACAATAGTGGTGTTGAAAGATTTGGTAGCGACTTGGATGTTTTATTTGGGGTATTTGGAGCATGGTGTTTGCGACCTGAAGGTTTTTTCCCAAAATCAAGTGAAGGTCTGAAGTTGTTGAAGATGGATGAAAATAGACTGCAAGAATGTATGGGAGGGGGGAAGAGATGGTTGAAGGAGAATGGGCTCAGGCGTTTGAGTGTAACTGAAGCAGAAAAGATTTTGAAGAGCAGGGTGTTCACAAGTTGA